In Gadus macrocephalus chromosome 11, ASM3116895v1, a single genomic region encodes these proteins:
- the mfsd14bb gene encoding hippocampus abundant transcript 1 protein, protein MQIGAEEFRVSKAKPPHDSEIHGVPRYNYSYLEFGIVCKDVLTAYTLEETQPTQSAGPHGLHVSIVSARCEMNQEKAATEASDAMLVRGSNSRGRARVSHAVVVIFLEFFAWGLLTTPMLKVLHETFPQHTFLMNGMIQGVKGLLSFLSAPLIGAMSDVWGRKSFLLLTVFFTCAPIPLMRISPWWYFALISVSGVFAVTFSVIFAYVADITDEQERSTAYGLVSATFAASLVISPAIGEYLSAQYGDSLVVLVATVIAVADIAFVFFVVPESLPDKMRLSSWGFPISWEQADPFASLRRVGKDSTVLLICVTVFLSYLPEAGQYSSFFLYLKQVIKFSPAAIAAYIAMVGILSIIAQTVLLSVLMRTVGYKKTVLLGLSFQVLQLLWYAFGSEPWMMWAAGTIAALSSITFPAVSALVSHSALPDQQGVVQGMVTGIRGLCNGLGPALYGVIFFMFNVELDEITPVTSHSQVHTHTHTHTHTHTHTHTHTHTHTHTHTHTHTHTHTHTHTHTELYFR, encoded by the exons ATGCAAATCGGAGCTGAGGAATTCAGAGTATCGAAGGCCAAGCCTCCTCATGACTCTGAGATACACGGAGTACCGCGTTATAATTACTCTTATTTAGAGTTCGGGATAGTTTGCAAAGACGTCCTTACAGCATACACCCTGGAAGAAACGCAGCCAACCCAGTCAGCTGGACCTCATGGACTTCATGTGAGCATCGTTTCGGCAAGATGTGAGATGAACCAGGAGAAAGCAGCGACGGAGGCCAGCGACGCTATGTTGGTCCGCGGCTCT AATAGCAGAGGGCGTGCTAGAGTCAGCCATGCTGTGGTGGTCATCTTTCTAGAGTTCTTTGCCTGGGGCCTGCTCACGACACCTATGCTGAAG GTGCTCCATGAAACTTTCCCTCAGCACACGTTCCTTATGAACGGTATGATCCAGGGAGTGAAG GGTCTCCTGTCGTTCCTGTCCGCCCCTCTGATTGGTGCCATGTCAGACGTGTGGGGAAGGAAGTCCTTCCTCCTCTTGACAGTCTTCTTCACGTGTGCACCCATTCCCCTGATGAGGATCagcccttg GTGGTACTTTGCACTGATCTCTGTGTCGGGTGTTTTCGCGGTGACCTTCTCTGTCATATTTGCCTACGTGGCTGACATCACCGATGAGCAGGAACGCAGCACTGCCTACGGACTG GTGTCCGCTACCTTTGCGGCCAGTCTGGTCATCAGCCCGGCTATTGGGGAGTACCTGTCCGCCCAGTACGGAGACAGTCTGGTGGTGCTGGTCGCCACTGTGATTGCGGTGGCGGACATTGCCTTTGTGTTCTTTGTGGTTCCGGAGTCGCTGCCAGACAAGATGAGGCTGAGCTCCTGGGGCTTCCCCATCTCCTGGGAGCAGGCGGACCCCTTTGCT TCTCTGCGCCGTGTTGGAAAGGATAGCACAGTGCTGCTGATCTGCGTGACGGTCTTCCTTTCCTACCTCCCTGAAGCGGGACAATACTCCAGCTTCTTCCTCTACTTAAAACAG GTGATCAAGTTCTCCCCAGCAGCCATTGCTGCTTACATCGCCATGGTGGGGATTCTGTCCATCATCGCCCAG acggtGCTGCTCAGTGTCCTCATGAGAACGGTAGGGTATAAGAAGACGGTTCTACTGGGTCTGAGCTTCCAAGTGCTGCAGCTGCTGTGGTACGCCTTCGGATCTGAGCCCTG GATGATGTGGGCGGCCGGCACCATAGCAGCGCTGTCCTCCATCACCTTCCCGGCAGTCTCTGCTCTGGTCTCACATAGTGCCTTGCCGGACCAGCAAG GAGTGGTCCAGGGCATGGTGACAGGGATCAGAGGCCTGTGTAACGGCCTGGGTCCCGCTCTCTACGGCGTCATCTTCTTCATGTTCAACGTAGAACTTGATGAAATCACGCCGGTCACGAGCCActctcaggtacacacacacacacacacacacacacacacacacacacacacacacacacacacacacacacacacacacacacacacacacacacacacacacacacacacacacacacacacacacactgaattgtaTTTTAGATAG